A single Curtobacterium sp. MCJR17_020 DNA region contains:
- a CDS encoding carbohydrate ABC transporter permease, with protein sequence MSTIQHPATGAAGPATVTEATTTQRDPRTRSTRASRKAERKAEQHVDGRKPKRSGLLTAVMVVFVVYSFAPLFYLLVNSTKTQASLLSTFGLWFGGDFNLWQNIVDTVTYNDGIFLQWFGNTLLYVVVGAGGATLLATVAGYGMAKFQFPGRRAVFAIVLGAIAVPGTALAVPTFLLFSQVGLTNTPWSIILPSLISPFGMYLIWTYAVDAIPAELLEAARMDGAGEFRIFFTIALRLLAPGVVTVLLFAVVATWNNYFLPLIMLSDPKWYPLTVGLNQWNAQATGSGAQPIYNLVVTGSLLTIIPIVVAFLFLQRFWQSGLAAGSVKA encoded by the coding sequence ATGAGCACCATCCAGCACCCCGCGACCGGCGCCGCCGGGCCGGCCACGGTCACCGAGGCGACCACGACGCAGCGCGACCCGCGCACCCGCTCGACCCGGGCCTCCAGGAAGGCCGAACGGAAGGCCGAGCAGCACGTCGACGGACGCAAGCCGAAGCGTTCCGGCCTGCTGACCGCCGTCATGGTCGTCTTCGTCGTCTACTCGTTCGCGCCGCTGTTCTACCTGCTCGTGAACAGCACGAAGACGCAGGCGTCGCTGCTCTCCACGTTCGGGCTCTGGTTCGGCGGGGACTTCAACCTCTGGCAGAACATCGTCGACACCGTCACGTACAACGACGGCATCTTCCTGCAGTGGTTCGGCAACACGCTGCTCTACGTGGTCGTCGGTGCCGGTGGCGCCACGCTGCTCGCGACCGTCGCCGGCTACGGCATGGCGAAGTTCCAGTTCCCCGGACGCCGCGCGGTGTTCGCCATCGTGCTCGGTGCCATCGCGGTCCCCGGCACGGCCCTGGCGGTCCCGACCTTCCTGCTCTTCTCGCAGGTCGGCCTGACCAACACCCCGTGGTCGATCATCCTGCCGTCGCTCATCAGCCCGTTCGGCATGTACCTGATCTGGACCTACGCGGTCGACGCGATCCCTGCCGAGCTCCTCGAGGCCGCCCGCATGGACGGCGCCGGCGAGTTCCGGATCTTCTTCACCATCGCGCTCCGCCTGCTCGCTCCCGGTGTCGTCACCGTCCTGCTCTTCGCGGTCGTCGCCACCTGGAACAACTACTTCCTGCCGCTCATCATGCTGAGCGACCCGAAGTGGTACCCCCTGACGGTCGGCCTGAACCAGTGGAACGCCCAGGCCACCGGGTCCGGCGCGCAGCCGATCTACAACCTCGTCGTCACGGGATCGCTCCTCACGATCATCCCGATCGTGGTCGCGTTCCTCTTCCTCCAGCGCTTCTGGCAGTCCGGCCTCGCGGCCGGGTCCGTCAAGGCCTGA
- a CDS encoding sugar ABC transporter permease — translation MSTLAARPGEAAAAQPAAPRPAGRRTKARGRYTGWLFVGPFVVVLIAMLIVPIGYALWLSLFRDQLIGGNQFVWFANYVQLFQDAKFWSGFGRVAIFLVVQVPIMLGLALVAALALDSARLWGTSFFRIAVFLPYAVPGVVAALIWGFIYGNQFGLTGAANDALGIDLLQPFSPSWVLTSIGNVVTWEFLGYNMLIFYAALRTVPGELYEAAELDGAGPLRTVFSIKLPALRGPMVIATIFSIIGSFQLFNEPNLLKTLAPNVIGSAFTPNMYAYSLSFSGQQFNYSATVAIVMGVITAVIAYVVQVRGTRQENR, via the coding sequence ATGAGCACGCTCGCAGCGCGGCCCGGCGAGGCAGCCGCAGCGCAGCCGGCAGCCCCCCGCCCGGCCGGTCGCCGGACCAAGGCGCGGGGGCGCTACACCGGCTGGCTGTTCGTCGGCCCCTTCGTGGTCGTCCTGATCGCCATGCTCATCGTCCCGATCGGCTACGCCCTGTGGCTCAGCCTGTTCCGCGACCAGCTCATCGGCGGCAACCAGTTCGTCTGGTTCGCCAACTACGTCCAGCTCTTCCAGGACGCCAAGTTCTGGTCCGGCTTCGGTCGGGTCGCGATCTTCCTGGTCGTCCAGGTGCCGATCATGCTCGGGCTCGCACTCGTGGCCGCCCTGGCCCTCGACAGTGCACGGCTCTGGGGCACGAGCTTCTTCCGCATCGCGGTGTTCCTGCCCTACGCCGTCCCCGGTGTCGTCGCGGCCCTGATCTGGGGCTTCATCTACGGCAACCAGTTCGGCCTGACCGGTGCGGCGAACGACGCGCTCGGCATCGACCTGCTGCAGCCGTTCAGCCCCAGCTGGGTGCTGACCTCCATCGGCAACGTGGTCACGTGGGAGTTCCTCGGCTACAACATGCTGATCTTCTACGCCGCACTCCGCACGGTCCCCGGTGAGCTGTACGAGGCCGCCGAGCTCGACGGCGCCGGCCCCCTGCGCACGGTCTTCTCGATCAAGCTCCCGGCCCTGCGCGGCCCGATGGTCATCGCCACGATCTTCTCGATCATCGGCAGCTTCCAGCTCTTCAACGAGCCGAACCTGCTGAAGACCCTGGCCCCGAACGTCATCGGCAGCGCCTTCACCCCGAACATGTACGCCTACTCGCTGTCCTTCAGTGGCCAGCAGTTCAACTACTCGGCCACCGTCGCGATCGTGATGGGCGTGATCACCGCGGTGATCGCCTACGTCGTCCAGGTCCGCGGAACCCGCCAGGAGAACCGATGA
- a CDS encoding alpha-N-arabinofuranosidase translates to MPRTHLVLDAAFTVGPVRRRLFGGFVEHLGRHVYDGIHEPAHETADEHGFRKDVVELVKELGVSAIRYPGGNFVSGYKWEDGVGPVEQRPKRLDLAWHSTETNEVGLHEFQHWLDQVGSELMLAVNLGTRGTAEAIELLEYANIDAGTALSEYRKSNGRQEPFAIKMWCLGNEMDGPWQLGHKNAEDYGKLAAMTAKAMRQIQPDLELVACGSSGASMPTFGEWERTVLEHTYDDVDYISAHAYYEEGDDLPSFLAAGVNMDHFIKTVTTAADHVQAQKKSDKRIDISFDEWNVWSITKWNEMQKEFTLQDWPVAPRLLEDVYTVADAVVVGGLLISLLRHADRVASASLAQLVNVIGPIMTEPGGPAWRQTTFFPFSVTSRLANGTSLQVKSSGDTVDGGKYGEVPVVDSAATVTEDGKAAVFLINRHPSESTTVTIDLAGLAASGDVRAEGVWDDDIHAVNDLSSTERVGLRTNETVSRDGDTITIELPPVSWTAVSIG, encoded by the coding sequence ATGCCCCGCACACACCTCGTCCTCGACGCCGCGTTCACCGTGGGGCCGGTGCGACGTCGCCTGTTCGGCGGGTTCGTCGAGCACCTCGGCCGCCACGTCTACGACGGCATCCACGAGCCCGCGCACGAGACCGCCGACGAGCACGGTTTCCGGAAGGACGTCGTCGAGCTCGTCAAGGAACTCGGCGTCTCCGCCATCCGCTACCCCGGCGGCAACTTCGTCTCCGGCTACAAGTGGGAGGACGGCGTCGGCCCCGTCGAGCAGCGTCCGAAGCGCCTCGACCTGGCCTGGCACTCGACCGAGACGAACGAGGTCGGCCTGCACGAGTTCCAGCACTGGCTCGACCAGGTCGGTTCGGAGCTCATGCTCGCCGTGAACCTCGGCACACGTGGCACCGCCGAGGCGATCGAGCTGCTCGAGTACGCGAACATCGACGCCGGCACCGCACTGTCCGAGTACCGCAAGTCCAACGGGCGCCAGGAGCCCTTCGCCATCAAGATGTGGTGCCTCGGCAACGAGATGGACGGCCCGTGGCAGCTCGGCCACAAGAACGCCGAGGACTACGGCAAGCTCGCCGCGATGACCGCGAAGGCCATGCGCCAGATCCAGCCCGACCTCGAGCTGGTCGCCTGCGGTTCGTCCGGAGCGTCGATGCCGACGTTCGGCGAGTGGGAGCGCACCGTCCTCGAGCACACCTACGACGACGTGGACTACATCTCCGCGCACGCCTACTACGAAGAGGGCGACGACCTGCCGTCGTTCCTCGCCGCCGGCGTCAACATGGACCACTTCATCAAGACGGTCACCACCGCCGCCGACCACGTGCAGGCACAGAAGAAGTCCGACAAGCGCATCGACATCTCGTTCGACGAGTGGAACGTCTGGTCCATCACCAAGTGGAACGAGATGCAGAAGGAGTTCACGCTCCAGGACTGGCCGGTCGCCCCGCGCCTGCTCGAGGACGTCTACACCGTCGCCGACGCCGTCGTCGTGGGTGGACTCCTCATCTCGCTGCTCCGCCACGCGGACCGCGTCGCCTCGGCCTCGCTCGCGCAGCTCGTCAACGTCATCGGCCCGATCATGACCGAGCCCGGCGGCCCGGCCTGGCGCCAGACGACGTTCTTCCCGTTCTCGGTGACGTCGCGCCTGGCGAACGGCACATCGCTGCAGGTCAAGTCCTCGGGTGACACCGTCGACGGCGGCAAGTACGGCGAGGTGCCGGTCGTGGACTCGGCCGCCACCGTGACCGAGGACGGCAAGGCAGCGGTCTTCCTGATCAACCGCCACCCGTCCGAGTCGACCACCGTCACGATCGACCTCGCGGGCCTGGCGGCCTCGGGCGACGTCCGTGCCGAGGGCGTCTGGGACGACGACATCCACGCCGTCAACGACCTCTCGTCCACCGAGCGCGTCGGGCTCCGCACGAACGAGACGGTCAGCCGCGACGGCGACACCATCACGATCGAGCTGCCGCCCGTGTCCTGGACCGCCGTGTCGATCGGCTGA
- a CDS encoding beta-galactosidase family protein — MRFAIGDTDFLLDGEPHRVLSGAIHYFRVHPDLWADRIRKAKLMGLNTIETYVAWNAHAPSPDVFDLTGGLDLGRFLDLVAAEGMHAIVRPGPYICAEWTNGGLPYWLFADGTVGVRRDEPGFLAAVSSYLQALAPVLVPRQIDNGGPIVLVQVENEYGAYGSDPVYLQKLEQMHRAIGLTVPFTSVDQPMGTMLEDGSLPSLHKTGSFGSRSAARLERLRQAQPTGPLMCSEFWDGWFDSWGEHHHTTPASASADDLDVLLAAGGSVNIYMFHGGTNFGFTNGANDKGVYRPIATSYDYDAPLDEAGRPTSKFHAFRAVIERYAPVPPLPASMEPGGSGRLGSHDRSGDREARIAPATDLAVRLDRVASLRSLLPTLTTWSAHDEPPTFDALCAASGFVLYRAEVDLPTGGVLTIGEEVRDRAIVSVDGVVVGVLEREHHDRAVVLPPVTGTLELLVEDQGRVDYGVRIGEPKGLIGGVAVDGVPLSRWTAAPLALDPIAPSALDALSAVEPADGEVLAGPTFATGSFDLDAVDDRYLSLDGFRKGVAWVNGFCLGRYWSRGPQQTLAIPGPVLRQGRNDLVVLELHASASRTAHLLLEPNLGHTEG, encoded by the coding sequence ATGCGATTCGCCATCGGCGACACCGACTTCCTGCTCGACGGCGAGCCGCACCGCGTGCTGTCCGGTGCGATCCACTACTTCCGCGTGCACCCCGACCTGTGGGCCGACCGGATCCGCAAGGCGAAGCTGATGGGCCTCAACACCATCGAGACCTACGTCGCCTGGAACGCGCATGCGCCGTCGCCCGACGTCTTCGACCTGACCGGCGGGCTCGATCTCGGCCGGTTCCTCGACCTGGTCGCCGCCGAGGGCATGCACGCCATCGTCCGACCCGGCCCCTACATCTGCGCGGAGTGGACCAACGGCGGCCTGCCGTACTGGCTCTTCGCCGACGGCACCGTCGGGGTCCGCCGCGACGAGCCGGGGTTCCTCGCAGCAGTTTCCTCGTACTTGCAGGCGTTGGCGCCGGTGCTGGTCCCGCGGCAGATCGACAACGGCGGACCCATCGTGCTCGTGCAGGTCGAGAACGAGTACGGCGCGTACGGCTCCGACCCCGTGTACCTGCAGAAGCTCGAGCAGATGCACCGGGCGATCGGGCTGACCGTTCCCTTCACGAGCGTCGACCAGCCGATGGGCACGATGCTCGAGGACGGTTCGCTGCCGTCGCTGCACAAGACGGGCTCGTTCGGCTCGCGGTCCGCCGCGCGCCTCGAACGCCTGCGGCAGGCCCAGCCCACCGGCCCCCTGATGTGCTCGGAGTTCTGGGACGGCTGGTTCGACAGCTGGGGCGAGCACCACCACACCACACCGGCGTCCGCCAGTGCCGATGACCTCGACGTCCTGCTCGCCGCCGGCGGCTCAGTGAACATCTACATGTTCCACGGCGGCACGAACTTCGGCTTCACCAACGGCGCGAACGACAAGGGCGTGTACCGGCCGATCGCGACGTCGTACGACTACGACGCCCCGCTCGACGAGGCGGGTCGGCCGACGTCGAAGTTCCACGCCTTCCGCGCGGTCATCGAGCGCTACGCGCCCGTGCCGCCGTTGCCGGCGTCGATGGAGCCGGGTGGGTCGGGTCGCCTCGGATCCCACGACCGTTCGGGCGACCGGGAGGCCCGGATCGCCCCCGCCACGGACCTCGCCGTCCGCCTCGACCGCGTCGCGTCGCTCCGCTCCCTGCTGCCCACGCTGACGACGTGGTCGGCGCACGACGAGCCGCCGACGTTCGACGCCCTCTGTGCAGCCAGCGGCTTCGTCCTGTACCGGGCCGAGGTCGACCTGCCCACCGGCGGAGTGCTCACCATCGGGGAAGAGGTCCGCGACCGCGCGATCGTGTCCGTCGACGGTGTCGTCGTCGGCGTCCTGGAGCGCGAGCACCACGACCGCGCCGTCGTCCTGCCGCCGGTGACCGGCACGCTCGAACTGCTCGTCGAGGACCAGGGCCGGGTCGACTACGGCGTCCGCATCGGCGAACCGAAGGGCCTGATCGGCGGGGTCGCCGTCGACGGTGTCCCGCTGTCGCGCTGGACCGCGGCACCGTTGGCGCTCGACCCGATCGCCCCGTCCGCCCTCGATGCGCTGTCCGCCGTGGAACCGGCCGACGGCGAGGTGCTCGCCGGACCGACGTTCGCCACGGGGTCGTTCGACCTCGACGCGGTGGACGACCGCTACCTGTCGCTCGACGGCTTCCGCAAGGGTGTCGCGTGGGTGAACGGGTTCTGCCTCGGTCGGTACTGGTCGCGCGGCCCGCAGCAGACCCTGGCGATCCCCGGCCCGGTCCTGCGCCAGGGCCGGAACGACCTCGTCGTCCTCGAGCTGCACGCGTCGGCATCCCGCACGGCCCACTTGCTCCTCGAGCCGAACTTGGGCCACACCGAGGGCTGA
- a CDS encoding DoxX family protein, whose translation MHIAAVVLSLVLAVALLGSGVMKLVRNPKIVASMQAVHVTPAQMTVLGVLEVAAAAGLVIGVWWVPLAIAAAVGAVVYFVGAVVAHLRAHDRDLQGAVVLLVLSVATLEVLLLAL comes from the coding sequence GTGCACATCGCTGCCGTCGTCCTGTCCCTCGTCCTCGCCGTGGCCCTGCTCGGGTCGGGCGTCATGAAACTCGTCCGCAACCCGAAGATCGTCGCTTCGATGCAGGCCGTCCACGTCACCCCCGCGCAGATGACGGTCCTCGGAGTGCTCGAGGTCGCCGCTGCCGCCGGGCTCGTCATCGGCGTCTGGTGGGTCCCGCTCGCCATTGCCGCGGCCGTCGGCGCGGTGGTCTACTTCGTCGGTGCCGTGGTGGCGCACCTCCGAGCGCACGACCGCGACCTGCAGGGCGCCGTCGTCCTGCTGGTGCTGTCGGTCGCGACGCTCGAGGTGCTCCTGCTCGCGCTGTAG
- a CDS encoding LacI family DNA-binding transcriptional regulator — protein MIPQRKELEPMTTESPAGTRRSPSMAAVADAAGVSMQTVSRVARGFDNVSPDTRDRVQRAMDTLGYRPNRAARALRSGRFRTIGVIMFTLASFGNMRTLEAIADAAGTADFTITLLPMASRTEEGVRSAFSRLHEQAVDGVVIIIESHIIDTAEVVLPDGVPMVIIDSTGSTDHPAIDTDQTDGARQATQHLLDLGHETVWHVAGPTSSYSAARRLAAWQDTLERAGRHVPPVFHGGWSTDSGYRAGLTIAARPDITAVFAANDQTALGVLRAAHEFGRPVPSSLSVVGFDDSPESDSFWPPLTTVHQSFDEVGRRAVANLLAQIGGESVSSAPDLVPVRLVERSSTAPPPAAR, from the coding sequence GTGATCCCGCAACGGAAGGAGCTCGAGCCGATGACGACCGAGTCCCCCGCCGGCACCCGCCGCTCCCCCTCGATGGCCGCCGTCGCCGACGCCGCCGGGGTCTCGATGCAGACCGTCTCGCGCGTCGCCCGCGGGTTCGACAACGTCAGCCCGGACACCCGCGACCGCGTGCAGCGCGCGATGGACACCCTGGGCTACCGGCCCAACCGTGCCGCACGGGCCCTGCGATCCGGACGCTTCCGCACCATCGGCGTGATCATGTTCACGCTCGCGTCCTTCGGCAACATGCGCACGCTCGAGGCGATCGCCGACGCCGCCGGTACCGCCGACTTCACGATCACCCTGCTGCCGATGGCCTCGCGCACCGAAGAGGGCGTGCGCTCCGCGTTCTCCCGCCTGCACGAACAGGCCGTCGACGGCGTCGTGATCATCATCGAGTCGCACATCATCGACACGGCCGAGGTGGTGCTGCCCGACGGTGTGCCCATGGTCATCATCGACTCCACCGGCAGCACCGACCACCCCGCGATCGACACCGACCAGACCGACGGCGCGCGCCAGGCCACCCAGCACCTGCTCGACCTCGGCCACGAGACGGTCTGGCACGTCGCCGGACCGACCTCGTCGTACTCCGCCGCACGCCGGTTGGCCGCGTGGCAGGACACCCTCGAGCGCGCCGGTCGACACGTCCCGCCGGTGTTCCACGGCGGGTGGAGCACCGACTCCGGCTACCGTGCCGGCCTCACCATCGCCGCACGCCCGGACATCACCGCCGTCTTCGCCGCCAACGACCAGACCGCGCTCGGGGTGCTCCGCGCCGCGCACGAGTTCGGGCGACCCGTGCCGTCGTCGCTCAGCGTGGTGGGGTTCGACGACTCCCCCGAGTCCGACTCCTTCTGGCCGCCGCTCACCACCGTGCACCAGTCCTTCGACGAGGTCGGGCGCCGAGCCGTCGCGAACCTGCTCGCCCAGATCGGCGGCGAGTCCGTGTCCTCCGCCCCCGACCTGGTGCCCGTGCGCCTGGTCGAGCGGTCGAGCACCGCGCCCCCGCCCGCCGCGCGCTGA
- a CDS encoding biopolymer transporter Tol gives MTAEADDHYFVVNGRRWRRTDPALPEELAAALRSHLGRGRNAVKTAKRAGDDAALAAARHRNGLAKHGLGERGPEWWTRPEADRIADAERAIADLDALDAD, from the coding sequence ATGACCGCCGAAGCCGACGACCATTACTTCGTGGTGAACGGCCGACGCTGGCGCCGCACCGACCCGGCCCTGCCCGAGGAACTCGCGGCCGCGCTCCGCTCCCACCTGGGGCGCGGGCGCAACGCGGTGAAGACCGCGAAGCGCGCCGGCGACGACGCTGCGCTGGCCGCGGCTCGGCACCGGAACGGGCTCGCGAAGCACGGTCTGGGCGAACGCGGCCCGGAGTGGTGGACGCGCCCTGAGGCCGATCGGATCGCCGACGCCGAGCGCGCCATCGCCGACCTGGACGCGCTCGACGCCGACTGA
- a CDS encoding sugar ABC transporter substrate-binding protein: protein MNKRLRRGLSALAIGVTATIALAACASGGSSSGGSSDDITKALKDGGTLTYWSWTPSAKAQVAAFEKQYPKVKVKLVNAGTGADQYTKLQNTVKAGSGAPDVAQVEYFALPQFALSDSLLDLSGYGFDSLEDKFAKSTWSSVSIDDKVYGLPQDSGPMALFYNKTVFDKHDIAVPKTWDEYVAAAKKLHEADPNAYIAADSGDAGFTTSMIAQAGGTPFTTDGDKVTINLQDAGSKKWTSTWNELVEQGLLSKTVGWTDDWYKQLGNGEIATMITGAWMPGNLESGVAQASGDWRVAPMPTYDGGTAQTANNGGSAEVVMKQSKNPALAAGFLKWLNSSKESTGVFMKSGGFPSTTADLDSSAFLDEKPSYFGGQQINKVLVDASKSSDNDFTYLPYQVYANSVYADTVGQAYENGTSLDAGLEAWQKALAKYGKDQGFTVSTK from the coding sequence ATGAACAAGCGTCTCCGGCGCGGGCTCAGCGCCCTCGCCATCGGCGTCACCGCCACGATCGCCCTCGCCGCCTGCGCGTCCGGCGGCTCGTCCTCCGGTGGCTCGTCCGACGACATCACCAAGGCGCTGAAGGACGGTGGCACCCTGACCTACTGGTCGTGGACCCCCTCCGCCAAGGCCCAGGTCGCCGCGTTCGAGAAGCAGTACCCCAAGGTGAAGGTCAAGCTCGTCAACGCCGGCACCGGCGCCGACCAGTACACCAAGCTGCAGAACACCGTGAAGGCCGGCTCGGGCGCCCCCGACGTCGCCCAGGTCGAGTACTTCGCCCTGCCGCAGTTCGCCCTGTCCGACTCGCTCCTCGACCTGTCCGGCTACGGCTTCGACTCGCTCGAGGACAAGTTCGCGAAGAGCACCTGGAGCTCGGTGTCGATCGACGACAAGGTCTACGGCCTGCCCCAGGACTCCGGCCCCATGGCGCTGTTCTACAACAAGACGGTCTTCGACAAGCACGACATCGCCGTGCCGAAGACCTGGGACGAGTACGTCGCCGCCGCGAAGAAGCTGCACGAGGCCGACCCGAACGCCTACATCGCGGCCGACTCCGGCGACGCCGGCTTCACCACGAGCATGATCGCCCAGGCCGGTGGCACCCCGTTCACCACCGACGGCGACAAGGTCACGATCAACCTGCAGGACGCCGGCAGCAAGAAGTGGACGAGCACCTGGAACGAGCTCGTCGAGCAGGGCCTGCTGTCGAAGACGGTCGGCTGGACCGACGACTGGTACAAGCAGCTCGGCAACGGTGAGATCGCCACGATGATCACCGGCGCCTGGATGCCCGGCAACCTGGAGTCCGGCGTCGCCCAGGCCTCGGGTGACTGGCGCGTCGCCCCGATGCCGACCTACGACGGCGGCACCGCCCAGACCGCGAACAACGGCGGCAGCGCCGAGGTCGTCATGAAGCAGTCGAAGAACCCGGCCCTCGCCGCGGGCTTCCTGAAGTGGCTGAACTCGTCGAAGGAGTCGACCGGCGTCTTCATGAAGTCCGGTGGGTTCCCCTCGACGACCGCTGACCTCGACTCGTCGGCCTTCCTCGACGAGAAGCCGTCCTACTTCGGTGGGCAGCAGATCAACAAGGTGCTCGTCGACGCGTCGAAGTCCTCGGACAACGACTTCACCTACCTGCCGTACCAGGTGTACGCGAACAGCGTCTACGCCGACACCGTCGGTCAGGCGTACGAGAACGGCACCTCGCTCGACGCCGGCCTCGAAGCCTGGCAGAAGGCCCTCGCCAAGTACGGCAAGGACCAGGGCTTCACGGTCTCGACCAAGTAG
- a CDS encoding TetR/AcrR family transcriptional regulator, with protein MTRRDVARNRQALVDAARSAFTDHGLQAALEPIAVAAGLGNATLYRHFPTRAALWEAVLVEPMHEVLDLVEHCRELSASDPWEGFATFVRETAAIEARRTGFSELMTTDYRDAPELLRLRIAVQDGIDALFTAGQAAAVIRADATLADVALLQLSIAETIRTFGRVAPEAYRRWVDLVLDGFRAADVPRGVLAGRPLRGDQVRRALAERHQPAGRQKA; from the coding sequence ATGACCCGCCGAGACGTCGCCCGGAACCGTCAGGCGCTCGTCGACGCGGCCCGGTCCGCGTTCACCGACCACGGCCTCCAGGCTGCACTGGAACCGATCGCGGTCGCAGCGGGACTCGGCAACGCGACCCTGTACCGGCACTTCCCGACCCGCGCGGCGCTGTGGGAAGCCGTGCTGGTCGAGCCGATGCACGAGGTGCTCGACCTCGTCGAGCACTGCCGCGAGTTGTCCGCCTCGGACCCGTGGGAGGGCTTCGCGACCTTCGTCCGCGAGACGGCGGCGATCGAGGCGCGCCGCACCGGGTTCAGCGAACTCATGACCACCGACTACCGCGACGCTCCGGAACTCCTCCGGCTCCGCATCGCCGTGCAGGACGGGATCGACGCCCTCTTCACAGCCGGACAGGCGGCCGCGGTCATCCGCGCCGACGCCACCCTGGCCGACGTTGCACTCCTGCAGCTGTCGATCGCGGAGACGATCCGCACCTTCGGCCGGGTCGCACCCGAGGCGTACCGACGCTGGGTGGACCTGGTGCTCGACGGGTTCCGGGCGGCGGACGTCCCGCGCGGCGTGCTGGCCGGACGCCCCCTGCGCGGCGACCAGGTCCGTCGGGCCCTGGCGGAGCGCCACCAGCCCGCCGGCCGTCAGAAGGCGTAG
- a CDS encoding serine protease — MQDLSQVVYAIGRSTPSGVQILGTAFAVAFNRIATAFHVVGGDDSNLVLILPRMSSFDDYQDTTDGVLKLYPVTIAAADPLHDLCVLGLADGFVSFGYSLGGADDVRVGESLVTLGFPHANMGRLVLTQQQAAVGARVLIDNRGEKNKHIVMNVQAREGQSGGPVFDSAMKKVVAVLLGSYAPAGGGGISLGGVDPHTLHQTTHAISAEYLKAML; from the coding sequence ATGCAAGATCTGAGCCAAGTTGTGTACGCTATCGGCCGATCTACTCCATCCGGTGTTCAGATCCTCGGCACGGCTTTCGCGGTCGCATTCAACCGGATAGCGACGGCCTTCCATGTTGTCGGAGGGGACGACAGCAATCTCGTCCTGATTCTGCCTCGCATGAGTAGTTTCGATGATTACCAGGACACCACCGACGGAGTCCTCAAACTTTATCCAGTGACGATCGCTGCGGCAGACCCTCTGCATGACCTCTGCGTGCTGGGACTCGCTGATGGATTTGTTTCGTTCGGCTATTCTCTCGGTGGGGCTGATGACGTGAGGGTGGGCGAGAGTCTTGTTACGCTGGGTTTTCCTCATGCAAATATGGGAAGGCTGGTACTTACGCAGCAGCAAGCCGCCGTCGGAGCTCGTGTTCTGATCGACAATCGTGGCGAGAAAAACAAGCACATTGTTATGAACGTGCAAGCACGCGAGGGTCAGTCCGGCGGTCCCGTTTTCGATTCCGCCATGAAAAAAGTGGTAGCGGTTCTCTTGGGGAGCTATGCTCCGGCGGGAGGCGGCGGAATCTCTCTAGGTGGTGTCGATCCTCATACTCTTCATCAGACAACTCATGCGATTTCCGCTGAGTACCTGAAGGCGATGCTATGA
- a CDS encoding spore photoproduct lyase family protein, translating into MSNDRARPMLDVRRIYAEPAALELQRGQEVIGRWPDAEIVPVESHWNIPEVHGDERNVQRWVRIKTEALVLGVKKSLITRPNGRSADFIAPSTANGCAMACAYCYVPRRKGYSNPVTVFANIDQITKHVARNIAKQGPKTEPNQCDPESWVYDIGENSDCSVDAMISDNVRDLCDLFRMTPTAKASFATKYVNRELLDWDPMGRTRIRFSLMPHDTAKVTDIRTSPVADRIAAVNEFVDAGYEVHLNFSPVIVTPTWESDWTELLRQVDDVLSPAAKAQIAAEVIFLTHNQPLHEVNLGWHPKAEDLLWRPDLQEQKVSQNGAVNVRYRSGMKGQLVERFRELVAEHLPSCRIRYAF; encoded by the coding sequence ATGAGCAACGACCGCGCCCGCCCGATGCTCGACGTCCGTCGGATCTACGCCGAGCCCGCTGCCCTCGAACTGCAGCGCGGGCAAGAGGTGATCGGGCGCTGGCCGGACGCCGAGATCGTGCCGGTGGAGTCCCACTGGAACATCCCCGAGGTGCACGGCGATGAGCGCAACGTGCAGCGGTGGGTCCGGATCAAGACCGAGGCGCTGGTGCTCGGCGTGAAGAAGTCGTTGATCACGCGACCGAACGGCCGCTCCGCCGACTTCATCGCGCCCTCGACGGCGAACGGCTGTGCGATGGCGTGTGCGTACTGCTACGTCCCGCGGCGCAAGGGCTACAGCAACCCCGTCACGGTGTTCGCCAACATCGACCAGATCACGAAGCACGTCGCTCGCAACATCGCGAAGCAGGGGCCGAAGACCGAGCCGAACCAGTGCGATCCCGAGTCGTGGGTGTACGACATCGGCGAGAACAGCGACTGCTCGGTCGACGCGATGATCAGCGACAACGTCCGCGACCTGTGCGACCTGTTCCGGATGACCCCGACGGCGAAGGCGTCCTTCGCGACGAAGTACGTCAACCGCGAGTTGCTCGACTGGGACCCGATGGGCCGCACGCGCATCCGGTTCTCGCTCATGCCGCACGACACCGCGAAGGTCACCGACATCCGGACGAGTCCCGTCGCCGATCGGATCGCTGCGGTGAACGAGTTCGTCGACGCCGGCTACGAGGTCCACCTGAACTTCTCGCCCGTCATCGTCACCCCGACGTGGGAGTCCGACTGGACCGAGCTGCTGCGGCAGGTCGACGACGTACTGTCACCGGCCGCCAAGGCGCAGATCGCGGCCGAGGTGATCTTCCTCACGCACAACCAACCCCTGCACGAGGTCAACCTCGGCTGGCACCCGAAGGCCGAGGACCTGCTCTGGCGCCCCGACCTGCAGGAGCAGAAGGTGTCGCAGAACGGCGCGGTGAACGTCCGCTACCGGTCCGGGATGAAGGGGCAGCTCGTCGAGCGCTTCCGCGAGCTCGTCGCCGAGCACCTGCCGTCCTGTCGGATCCGCTACGCCTTCTGA